In Peromyscus eremicus chromosome 15, PerEre_H2_v1, whole genome shotgun sequence, a genomic segment contains:
- the Glrx2 gene encoding glutaredoxin 2 isoform X2, whose translation MGNSTSSSVGKSATTPVNQIQETISNNCVVIFSKTSCSYCSMAKKLFHDMNVNYKVVELDMLEYGSQFQDALHKMTGGRTVPRVFVNGTFIGGAADTHRLHREGKLLPLVHQCNLQKRKAVE comes from the exons atgggaaacagcACATCCTCATCTGTGGGGAAGTCAGCAACTACACCTGTGAACCAGATCCAA gaAACAATTTCTAACAATTGTGTGGTGATCTTCTCAAAAACATCCTGTTCTTACTGTTCAATGGCCAAAAAGCTTTTCCATGACATGAATGTCAACTATAAAGTTGTGGAATTGGATATGCTGGAATATGGCAGCCAGTTTCAGGATGCTCTTCATAAGATGACTGGAGGAAGAACT GTTCCCAGGGTGTTTGTCAACGGCACGTTCATCGGAGGCGCAGCTGACACTCACAGGCTTCACAGAGAAGGGAAATTGCTGCCCCTGGTTCATCAATGTAACCTGCAGAAGAGGAAAGCCGTGGAATGA
- the Glrx2 gene encoding glutaredoxin 2 isoform X1 has product MSWRRALSPGRWLVASGSSLAWRRSAAGAAGSGMGNSTSSSVGKSATTPVNQIQETISNNCVVIFSKTSCSYCSMAKKLFHDMNVNYKVVELDMLEYGSQFQDALHKMTGGRTVPRVFVNGTFIGGAADTHRLHREGKLLPLVHQCNLQKRKAVE; this is encoded by the exons ATGTCCTGGCGCCGCGCGCTTTCGCCGGGGAGGTGGCTGGTGGCGAGCGGGAGCAGCTTGGCGTGGCGGCGCAGCGCGGCGGGAGCTGCGGGCTCGGG gatgggaaacagcACATCCTCATCTGTGGGGAAGTCAGCAACTACACCTGTGAACCAGATCCAA gaAACAATTTCTAACAATTGTGTGGTGATCTTCTCAAAAACATCCTGTTCTTACTGTTCAATGGCCAAAAAGCTTTTCCATGACATGAATGTCAACTATAAAGTTGTGGAATTGGATATGCTGGAATATGGCAGCCAGTTTCAGGATGCTCTTCATAAGATGACTGGAGGAAGAACT GTTCCCAGGGTGTTTGTCAACGGCACGTTCATCGGAGGCGCAGCTGACACTCACAGGCTTCACAGAGAAGGGAAATTGCTGCCCCTGGTTCATCAATGTAACCTGCAGAAGAGGAAAGCCGTGGAATGA
- the Ro60 gene encoding RNA-binding protein RO60 yields MEESADQLQPLTESQVANSEGGYVWQVTDMNRLHRFLCFGSEGGTYYIQEQKLGLENAEALVRLIEDGRGGEVIQEIKSFSQEGRTAKQEPLLFALAICSQCSDIKTKQAAFKAVPEVCRIPTHLFTFIQFKKDLKESMRCGMWGRALRKAVADWYNEKDGMAIALAVTKYKQRNGWSHKDLLRLSHLKPSSEGLAIVTKYITKGWKEVHELYKEKALSVETEKLLKYLEAVEKVKRTKDELEVIHLIEEHQLVREHLLTNHLKSKEVWKALLQEMPLTALLRNLGKMTANSVLEPGNSEVALVCEKLCNEKLLKKARIHPFHVLIALETYRTGHGLRGKLKWTPDKEILQALDAAFYKTFKTVEPTGKRFLLAVDVSASMNQRVLGSILNASTVAAAMCMVVTRTEKESSVVAFACDMVPFPVTTDMTLQQVLTAMNKVPAGSTDCSLPMIWAQKTNTAADVFIVFTDNETFAGQVHPAVALREYRQKMDIPAKLIVCGMTSNGFTIADPDDRGMLDMCGFDTSALDVIRNFTLDII; encoded by the exons atggaaGAATCTGCCGACCAGCTGCAGCCGCTGACTGAGAGTCAGGTAGCCAACTCCGAGGGCGGCTATGTATGGCAGGTCACAGACATGAACCGGCTGCACCGCTTCTTGTGTTTCGGTTCTGAAGGTGGCACCTACTACATCCAAGAACAGAAGCTGGGTCTTGAAAATGCCGAAGCCTTAGTCAGACTGATTGAAGATGGCAGAGGAGGCGAAGTGATACAGGAAATCAAGTCCTTTAGTCAGGAAGGCAGGACTGCCAAACAAGAGCCTTTGCTGTTTGCCCTtgccatctgttcccagtgtTCGGACATAAAGACAAAGCAGGCAGCCTTTAAAGCTGTGCCTGAGGTCTGTCGCATTCCAACCCACCTCTTCACCTTCATCCAGTTCAAGAAGGACCTGAAGGAGAGCATGAGGTGCGGCATGTGGGGTCGTGCTCTCCGGAAGGCCGTGGCAGACTGGTACAATGAGAAGGATGGCATGGCCATTGCTCTGGCCGTTACGAAGTATAAGCAGAGAAACGGCTGGTCTCACAAAGACCTCTTAAGACTGTCACATCTTAAACCTTCCAGCGAAG GACTTGCTATTGTGACCAAATATATTACAAAGGGCTGGAAAGAGGTCCATGAACTGTATAAAGAAAAAGCACTTTCTGTGGAGACTGAAAAACTGTTAAAGTATCTGGAGGCTGTGGAGAAAGTGAAGCGTACAAAAGATGAGCTGGAAGTCATTCATCTAATTGAAGAACACCAGTTAGTCAGGGAACATCTGCTCACAAATCACTTGAAGTCTAAAGAG GTATGGAAGGCTTTGTTACAAGAAATGCCGCTGACTGCACTGCTGAGGAACCTGGGAAAGATGACTGCTAATTCAGTGCTTGAACCAGGAAACTCTGAAGTCGCTCTAGTGTGTGAAAAGCTGTGCAATGAAAAACTGCTCAAAAAG GCTCGTATACATCCATTTCATGTTCTAATTGCATTAGAAACCTACAGAACAGGCCATGGGCTCAGAGGAAAACTGAAGTGGACTCCAGATAAAGAAATTTTGCAAGCATTAGATGCtgcattttataaaacatttaag acgGTCGAGCCGACTGGGAAGCGTTTCTTGCTAGCTGTTGATGTCAGTGCGTCTATGAACCAGAGAGTTCTGGGTAGTATACTCAATGCTAGTACTGTTGCTGCAGCAATGTGCATG GTGGTCACGCGAACAGAAAAAGAGTCTTCAGTGGTTGCTTTTGCATGTGATATGGTACCGTTTCCTGTGACTACAGACATGACCTTACAGCAGGTTTTAACGGCTATGAATAAA GTCCCAGCTGGTAGCACCGATTGCTCTCTTCCAATGATCTGGGCCCAGAAGACAAACACAGCTGCTGATGTCTTCATTGTATTCACCGATAATGAGACCTTTGCCGGACAGGtgcatcctgctgttgccctgagggAGTACCGACAG AAAATGGATATTCCTGCTAAGTTGATTGTTTGTGGGATGACATCAAATGGTTTTACCATCGCAGACCCTGATGATAGAGGCATGTTGGATATGTGCGGCTTTGATACTTCAGCTCTGGATGTAATTCGAAATTTCACATTGGATATAATTTAA